TGCCTCTACTCCTTCTGCGCTCGCTCTTCCTTCTCTTCtcttttccttctcttcttccgcttgctcttcctcctcttctgctcGCTCTTCCTTTTTCTCCTATACttgctttttttcttctgctcctaTTCCGCttactcttcttcctccttcactTGTTCTTCCTCCTGCGGCTCCTCTGCTTGCTCTCCCTCCTCCGCTTgctccttctcctcttctgctCACTATTCCTCCTCATCTGCACTCTCTTtcctttatctttttcttcttcctcctgttTATCTTCCAGTAATCTTGGAGTCTGCAATCCAGTCAGTGGGATGAAATCAGGTTGGTCCCTTTGTCTTTACACATTGGCTGTTGTCCTTCCCTCTATCTTACACGTCTATCATATGTACAATAATGTATGTGTCAGCTGCAGTGTATCCCTCCCCCTCTAAGAATATTGTACCATGtctagtcatgtgacctctgctcTGATTCTGTGCTTGTAGCGAGGTCGATGCCGGGTCCAATGGCACGGGATGTGGACAGTTTGGCCTTATTTATGAAAGCTGTTCTCTGTGATGACTTTTTCCAGTTGGACATTACCGTGCCACCAATTCCATTCAATGATGAGGTATGGGGCTCGGCCTACCTTCACTGCCGTCCTTTAGCCAGTAGGTTCCCGATATATGTACTATGCCAGTCATTCCCAGCTCTTGGTTACTATTTATTTAACCTTTCCACTGGGGGCGCTGTTCTATTGAGCAGTCACTATGGCTGCCTCCTGGGGTCTCTGCTGGTCTGTTCCGGTCAGTTCCTGACTTTGTCCTGTGTTTACAGATTTATAACAGCAAGAGGCGTCTGACCATCGGCTTCTATGACACTGATGGATATTTCCTCCCGCACCCGAGCATGAGACGAGCTGTGCAGGAGACCAAAACCCTGCTGGAGGAGGCCGGGCACAAGGTGCTGCTGACATATGCGGGGTCGATGGGATTCTGCTACAGGAGCCTTCTCTGTAGGCCATTATAATAAGTCatatcatcaccatcatcatccagAGAGCAGAAAATGCACGCCGAACTGGGTGGGAAATACTGCCAGCGGAGCCGCAACCTGCTCTGGATTAAAAATATCACAAATGATGATGAGGATCATGCTAATAAGAATGATACCCTGTTTCTCCAAAaagaagacctaccctgaaaataagccttagttacactacacacacacaaaaaaaagaatagaTTTCCTAgctggctcggtccaggtccccccTGCTGCTCTATAGAGGTTCGGCggggttcccgcagtcctcatcCACTCGTACAACATCATTTCCTAGTTACAGgactcataaatcccacctccagaatgcgatggctgtgattggctgaacagcagtGGAAGAAAcggtcacagccatcacattgattcATCCAACGTTGCATTGATTGGTTtcagcagcggtcgaagaaccgaTCAGAAGCGCGTTGGAGTTGtagacagcagcaggagagaccCGGACCAAGCTTGCTGGGTAAGTATAAtaggacatcccctgaaaataagacatagcgtctcttgtggggcaaaaattaatataagacagggttttattttcggggaaacacggtagtaatagtgatgttCACAGTTACTAACCATTCTGCTTCCTGTCCTCTCGCCACAGTTGGTCGCATTTACGCCCCCAAGGATTGAGTACGCTCTGAATGAGCTGGCTATAAGAGGATTTTTTGCTGACGGAGGGAAAACTCTTGCTGATGAATTGTGAGTTGAGAAGCAAAATTCAGAACTTATTAATAACTAACAGACCAGaaagaatcatgggggtgcaggtgcagggacacttgggaaatagtgaccacaatagagTACATTTTTTAGTTGTCATTTAATAGGAAGCCttttcagggagcgacaaaaaaacgaaactttagtaaagcaacatgtgctcagcttagaactactatcggtaacattaattgggacaacatccccaaaaatatcagtacagacgacaaatgggaggagtttaaaaacatcctaatcacctcgtgtgagcagttcattccctttaaaaataaaagaactacaagtagaaggaaaccaatgtggctcggcaagacggtaagagaggcaataaacgaaaaaagaaagcgttcaaactactaaagcaagaaggcagcgaagcagcgctaaaatcgtacagggaaaaaaacaaaatatgcaaagatacgatcaaaactgccaaggaggaggcggaaagacggatcgccaaagagagcaaaaacaacccgaagctattcttcaattatataaatagtaaaaggatttgcactgagagcgctggccctttaacaaataatgcaggagaaatcatagaagacgatggtgggaaggcaaatctattaaatagtttcttctgaagtgtattcacaaacgaaaaggaaatgtcacacgagatgcaggggaacaaaACGGCCCCCtgcaaaatatcacctgcctaaaggcccatttagatgcaacgattatcgctcaaaattcgttggaCGCGTCAAAAGTGAGCAATGGTTTTACTTGTAAAGACGACCGTTTAAACTTAACGATTATCGTTGGAAAATGAAGGAGGCGGCCTATAATTTCAGCCGTTCTATTATCGTCGTGTAGCGTTTACATTTAACGATAATTGGGCGATAGAGGAATGAGGGGAAATATCCCTTTCACACAGAATTTCTAACACCCCCCCCCAGATAGTACtattcctcctccccccccccactgtactGAACTCCCATTACAGATAACACTATTTCTCCTCCTGACAGACATGATCGacctctcatgaacccatgctggtgaggagttatactgttgttgtCCTTGAGGtgttctaggatggcgtctctcagaaacccctccaatACTTTTCTGATCATTGAAgcgagacttaccggcctgtagttaccagactcCCTTTTTgaaccctttttgtatattgggaccacattggcaatgcgccaatccagtggtacaaccccggtctaaatatatagagtccctaaatataagaaatagcgctctgtctatcacatcacttGGTTCCTTTAGGACCCTTGGGTGGATTCCATCTGCGCCCTGTGATTTGtccatttttaatctttttttaaccaGCTCTGTACTTCTTTAgacgcaacgatcatcgctcaaaattcaataAAAGCGTTgaatgtgagcgataatcgttatgtgtgaCTCTTCCCCCCTTCGACcctcctctccccttctcccGACGTTGTATTTGGTGATTCTCTTGTGCTCCGCAGCGCCCCGGACATCGTGGATCCCAACCTGAAGCAGCAATTATTTCTATACAAGGTCCCGAACATCATAAAGAAGATAGCGTCCTTCTTCATGAGGCCACTGGTGAGGTCACTGTTCTGCTCTTCTGTCATGTCttaacatccagagctgcactcactattctgctcttCCGTCATGGGTTAACCTCTAGTCACCTCTAGAGCTGCAGTCACGATTCTGCTCAGACATCATGTCTTGTCCCCCAATGCTACAGTCACTATTTTTCTTTCATCATGTCTCATCCtctagtcacctccagagctgcactcagctATATATGGAGAGTTAACCTGTGTAATATGGTTAaagaggttgggggggggggggggttagaaaaacatggctgttccCTTCCAAacgcagcgccacccttgtctgtgggttgtttctggtattgcagctcagatcccattcacttcaacggcGCTGACCTGCATTACCCCACACAACACTATAGACTagagtggcgctgtgtttggaaggaagcagccatgtttctctaacccccaacaacccctttaagggtgaagtCTAGACAGTGATTGGAGTGTCCCTGGTGTTCTGCCCCACCAGTAGCTGATGGTGTAGAGAATGATCCCCTCCTTGGAGTCTCATTGTGATTTATGTCTCATTGTAGTTTCCACGAATCGCCAGTCACGTGGAGGCACACAGCGGCTGCAGGTAAGAAGCAGCTTTTACCCACAATGCTTTGCAGTGTCCTTATATATATCATTATtgccacctggtgacatctctttaTTTCCCCGCCGCTGCGCTGAATTCCAGAACACTTTagggcctcgtgtccacgggcaatTTTTCACCGTGTACCACGCGTGCGATGCACGGCCGCATgacatgcggtgaatggagtcaaggaAAGCCAATACCTGCGggagaaatagatggcagcatgctctgttcCATCACGTACCACGCAGCGTATGCCCTGTATATTGGTAGAGGCAGCGTATACAACAGGGTGCGAGATATGTGTGTGGGATACgctgttatgcacagtacattcgCAGCCCATAAGCTGCCTCTACtggctctctgccggcagagctgaCATCACAAACACCAGTAAAGTGCCGCGGGACCCCCGTGACCATGAGGCCTCCTTAACTGCCCATATTGTACCAGTCTGGTGCCTCTGATAATAAAGGGGGTGAAAGAATGGGAGGATATAGCAAaggatagaatcatagactggtagagttggaagggacctccggggtcatcgggtccaccggggtcatcgggtcctccggggtcatcgggacctccggggtcatctggtcctccagcgtcatcgggtccaaccccctgctcagtgcaggatcactaaatcgtcccagacagatgtctgtccgcctctgaagacttccattgaaggagaactccccacctcccgaggcaacctgttccactcattgatcccctcactgtctaatatctaatccgtgtctcctccctctcagtttcatcccattgcttctagtctttccttgtgcagatgagaatagggctgatccccctgcactgtgacagcccttcagatatttgtagacagctattaagtctcctctcagcgttctcttctgctaaacaatcccagatcctttacccgttcctcataggacatgatttgcagaccgctcaccatcttggtaactcttctctgaacttgctccagtttgtctatgtctgttataaagtggggtgcccagaactggacccagtattccagatgaggtctgactaaggaagagtagagggggataatgaccccatgtgatctagactctatgcttctcttaatacatcccagaattgtgtttgcctttttggctgctgcatcacattgttggctcatgttcagtctatgatctattagtatacccaagtctttttcacatgtgctgctgcttagcccaattcctcccattctgtatgtgctttcctcatttttcttgcccagatgtaggactttgtatttctgcttgttaaataccactctgttagtcgccgaccactgtgcaagcttttctagatctttttgaatcctctctctcttccctagtgtttgcTATCCCCCGCCAGCCTTCTTCTATCATCATAAAGGGCAGGTTGTGTATATTTGTGGATCATGTGAGGAAACCCTGATTTAATATTTCAGCCATATTTTCCCTGGGAAGTGCTCTAATGGGGAAGATATGGTCGTcatgtttaacccattaaggaccaagcgtgtTAAATGTACGGTACCtagtcccgggcttaaagccctgctgatagtaaaattacggtggggattaaaggccctgcttctgcaataaatcagaagcatgttGAGTTGTCtgttgttagtcacagctgattacccggaggagggagaagtgggttttaaccctttcttcctcttcctttctttagtacatgttgctcaatgagtgctatgtactaaagagtgaaagtggaagtgtttcttccactatgcgagaTGGCAGCCACATGaccgctgggattccctgctacagccgagctacagggtcccagcagaccccgatcagctcttgtcactacaggggatgtgttccctgtaactggggctcctatggatgccccagctacagtgggaaagtttcAAACAAAAAGCATGTGACTGTCCCCCagtggtcttatatgacatcacaggggacagagatggtaaaaaacagaattacataagtaaaacaacaatgtatacataagaaagaaaataaccccaaaccatcgctataagcgccctgtaatccaaaaccatacatattatacactagctgatatacccggccggcctgtgtaatatatatatatatatatacactagctgatatacccggccggcctgtgtaatatatatatatatatacactagctgatatacccggccggcctgtgtaatatatatatatatatacactagctgatatacccggccggcctgtgtaatatatatatatatatacactagctgatatacccggcttcgcccgagttatatgtgtatatatatatatatatatatatatatatatatatactagctgatatacctggcttcacccgagttatttatatatatatatatatatatactagctgatatacccggcttcgcccgagttaatttggtactggtgtttatctggtgttcacacggaaagtcttatgaagtcgcggttactttagagataccagaaaaacatgttcaccattttgcatagttctctgcgttacccaggaaacaccacggggaggcaaccatgcgacgtttcctttatatacaatgacatcaggaagtgagagaattacattccgcacgtaaaatttggacgctagtttttttgcgctagaattgaataatcgagttgggacccattagcttttcctatttatgacacaatcaatgctcgtgccaaatttcacgtttctacgacactaagttggagaattagtggcgagtcagtcagtcagtgagtgagtgagtgagggctttcgtctttataaagatatagatatagatagatcaaACATCTGAAACAGAATGAGGCGCCCGGTTCTGTATGTTAGTTGAGCGtaactttattaataaaaaaaaataactgtaaatgttaaaaaaaatataatttttttgtttgttactagggatgagcgagtatactccctcgagtaatgtgccttagccgagtatctccctgttcgtccctaaagattcgggggccgccgcagctgacaggtgagttgcggcggggagcaggggagagcgggcgggagagagggagagagatctcccctccgttcctccctgctctctcccgcagctccccaccccgcggcggcccccgaatctttagggatgagcggGGTGATACTCgtgtaaggcacattactcgagggagtagtgccttagccagtatactcgctcatccctatttgttacccccaataaaactaaacgacaaaaaaaatttgtgaaaaagaaattttaaaaaaatcgccctaaAAACTGCAGCAACAATCATTTTGGTAGCTGGCGAAAAAAAATAGCAGTAAAACTACCCCATGGGTAAAATCccgaaaaagtgtctggtccttaaggtataaaacagcttggtccttaaggggttaatctgaggACTTTCTCTAACCATTGGTGAGAGGGACAGATGATCGGCTACACACACAGCCAGTTCTGGAGGTGCTGCCGGTCGCCTAGTGAACGGAGCACCAGGTAAACGTACCTGACGCTGGGCTGGGGCCTACAAGCCACACAGAGTCCCCAGTATTAACCTCTCCTTTGATGCGGACACTAGCagttgcagcgtccaaggagggGGCCACAACCacggagacagtggggtagagaaggccttgtcacggggctctaccatctcctcccctagggGTATCTCGGAACCCGAccacattactgctgggggggatcacaggggtagtaaccagggttgtcactcgtgacgccagcgttccgtcctctgtggcggATCTTCCAGATGCAATAAAGTAGTCCCCACACAGAGTAGCTTTCTGAACAAGAGATCCAAACGGTCGGTTCTGCTCATTTACTAGAAATTCTAGAACTCCAGTCCAACAAACCGTCTGGATACAGATACAGCAGGGAGGACCCTCGGGGTGTCCGCTATCTGGGAAGCTCTCTCTACTGGCCAACACTCCCTTTCTCCTCTACTCGCTAGGCAGGCGTGCCGAGGAGCCCTGGGTTGGTGAGGCCCAGGCTGAGCACTAGGCCATCGCTGGCTTGTCCGCTGTGCGGGTGTCAGACTCTCCAGGCTTCTCCGGACTCTAttactcctctctctcctctcttctccacacctgatcacatgaccacaaaggATACACCGGCCAGAACATACCcgacattaaccctctcagtcctgCAGCCATCCACAAGCAAGAGGCTGACAGGAGACAGACATAGACCATTATGGAGGAACCCCATTAACTCTTGGCCACTACAGCGAGAAATACCAGAGGTGTCAAACCTCACTGGCAGGAGCTCATTAACACCCCCTGTCACTGGCAGGAGCTCATTAACACCCCCTGTCACTGGCAGGAGCTCATTAACACCCCCTGTCACTGGCAGGAGCTCATTAACACCCCCTGTCACTGGCAGGAGCTCATTAACACCCCCTGTCACTGGCAGGAGCTCATTAACACCCCCTGTCACTGGCAGGAGTTCATTAACACCCCCTGTCACTGGCAGGAGCTCATTAACACCCCCTGTCACTGGCAGGAGCTCATTAACACCCCCTGTCACTGGCAGGAGCTCATTAACACCCCCTGTCACTGGCAGGAGCTCATTAACACCCCCTGTCACTGGCAGGAGCTCATTAACACCCCCTGTCACTGGCTAACTTTATGACCATCTGGACGCAGGACTTCCTGAGATAAATGGCCATCAGAAATCTCTTAGATGtgagctggggggaggggggaatgaaAACGGGATTCTCTAGTCCAGAGCGATGGCAAGTTGACACTTTACCAAAATCATCATACCacagaaagagttcctccatgtcttctgcttgtccaggccgcctatagtaaatgcctacaatggtgtccattctgttgttctctccttgtattcttacccaaacagttcctacagaactcccagctctgaagcttgaatctctgtggagatgaatgttctcctaacatacaacacaacacctcctccccttttattaggtctgttccttataaatacattgtatccttcaagccttgtaaccaatcatgtgtatcatcccaccaggtTTCCGtggtgccgatgacatcatatttctcttcctgtgttcggagctccaattctccttgtttgtttcccatgctctggcatttgtgtaggaacatgttagtttgtgatcggggtctcttgctcctctacttgccctCTGAATGTTTTGTCTCTGTTcttcctttccacttctaataacgaGGGTCTCAGATGTATTCATTATCTGGATATTATAGTGTAGCGCTCTCCTGACGAGTCAAGCATACGGCCTCCTTCACACGCCGTGAGAATATTGCAGTTGTGTTCTgcgtgatattgctgtgttttttgtgGCGATATTGCgcctttgtagcgctcttttggaaggatttttgtgtgtgtgtgtgtgggggggggggggggggggttgggagaggggcttgaaatataggcgctagccatcgcattgaatagctgtgattggtttataaagcgctgcactgattggctaagccacggcactcaagaaccaatcagaaccagtgctttctggaggcaggatttttgaacccctgatctggaagcgctggctgaagtgCCGGAGCTGCGGAGGAGCGGACAGCGGCGGTCAGGTCATGTATTGTTtgttttaatgcagccaggggtTGTTTTAGGGGAAACCGTGGGACTTCctgctgtaaaagttgcatcgcaggaaaaccatgattttgtgcaatgcaacagaaaggaggcttcgtagggaaacatgggctacaaaacatcgcaaattgtgCCAATGTTCAGCATGCCGCAATTAATTTTCTTGCAATGTTGCAGCCTATAATACATGGCTAATGTGATGGAACCCGTCGAAAGCATCGGCTGCACATACATGCGATTGGTAGCGGCCCAAACAGAGGACACAGCAGAGGTTATCACAGGAGACGGATATTACAAGGAGACCTCCTGGGGGTGGGGCTATAGCAGGGAGACCTCCTGGGTCTGAGCCCCAGGGGCAGGGCTATGAGGAAGACCTCCTGGGTCTGAGTCCTGAGGGCGGGGCTATGACGGAGACCTCCTGGGTCTGAGCCCCAGGGGCAGGGCTATGAGGAAGACCTCCTGGGTCTGAGCCCCGGGGGCGGGGCTATGAGGGAGACCTCCTGGGTCTGAACCCCGGGGGCGGGTCTATGAGAGGGAGACCTCCTGGGTCTGAGCCCCGGGGGCGGGGCTATGAGGGAGACCTCCTGGGTCTGAACCCCAGGGGCAGGTCTATAAGAGGGAGACCTCCTGGGTCTGAACcccaggggcggagctatgagggagACCTCCTGGGTCTGCGcccagggggcggggctatgaGGGAGACCTCCTGGGTCTGAACCCCAGGGGCAGGTCTATGAGAGGGAGACCTCCTGGGTCTGAACCCCAGGGGCGGGGCTATGAGGGAGACCTCCTGGGTCTGAACCCCAGGGGCGGGTCTATGAGAGGGAGACCTCCTGGGTCTGAACCCCAGGGGTTGGGCTATGAGGGAGACCTCCTGGGTCTGAGCCCCGGGGTCGGGTCTATGAGAGGGAGACCTCCTGGGTCTGAACCCCGGGGGCGGGGCTATGATGGAGACCTCCTGGGTCTGAGCCCTGGGGGCGGGTCTATGAGAGGGAGACCTCCTTGGTCTGAACCCTGGGGGCGGGGCTATGACAGAGACCTCCTGGGTCTGAGTCCTGAGGGCGGGGCTATGATGGAGACCTCCTGGGTCTGGGCCCCGGGGGCGGGGCTATGACGGAGACCTCCTGGGTCTGATTCCTGAGGGTGGGGCTATGATGGAGACCTCCTGGGTCTGACCCCCGGGGGCGGGGCTATGACGGAAACCTCCTGGGTCTGAGTCCTGAGGGCGGGGCTttaagagggcgctgcacacacAGGATGCCGCACTAATCTCCCAGCAACGTCTTGTTCTTCTTGTTTCAGCTCCGTGAACGATCTGTGGAAACATTACACGTCAATTCAGGTAAAATGTTGCGATACGCTGCGGGGGAGGGGCCACACGGCTGCATGGCAGGATAATGAGGCAGACATGGAGCATTGCGCCATTCTATAGGGGGCAGCATCTCTGGGTGCTTTACACTGGGCATGGTTCCATCATGGCGTCTTCGTGCGTTGCGGTGTCTGTGGGGATATTAATGGTGGAATGTTCTGCTGCAGGAATATCGCAATGAATACGTGAAGCAATGGCGGACGCTCGGAATGGACGCGCTGCTCTGCCCAATGCTCAGCCCCGCCTTCAACATTGGGCACCCTGGGAAACTCTTTGGTAAATCTGCACCGTTGGCCCTTGTTGTACATGTGGGAGGAGCCACCATGAATGGCGCAGAGCGGCCGCGCCTGACATTCTCACCACGGTTTCTTGTCTTCCAGCCGGCTTCAGTTTCACCATGCTCTTCAACGTCCTGAACTTCGCGGTGGGCGTCCTGCCGGTGACCACCGTGACGccggaggacgaggaggagcTGAAGCATTATAAGGGCTACTACAACGACCCGTGGGACAAGGAGTTCATCAAGGTTGGTGCATCTGCGGCGGCCATGCTGGATGTGATGTTGTGGGCGGAGCTTCCTGACGCTTGTCTGTTGCAGGGCATAGAAGGCGGGGTCGGGCTGCCAGTCGCCGTGCAGTGTGTGGCGCTCCAGTGGCAGGAAGAACAGTGTCTGCGCCTCATGAAGGAAGTGGAGACCGTGACCCGCGGCCGCGACCACAAGTGAGGAGCGAATGGCCCAGAGCGAGAGGCGGTCGCTGGACCCCTCCCCCAGCAACGGACCCCCAACAGCCCCCCATCCCCCCCGTGGTGTCTCCCGCTCTGGGCGCCTCTTTAAACGCTGCTCACATCGCGCTTCGTGGTTTCGCTAGTAAATCTCCTGCTGCATCTGATGTCCCCCAATAACTCCTACTTCTGGGGGTCCCGCAGATACAATGAAATAAAAGGTATCATGTAGACCACCAGAACGTGTCCACGTGGGCTCCTTCTACCCTGTCCGGGGGAGAAACAGGGCGGTTGTTAAAGGGTTAACTCAGGGAATGGAAAATGAAGAGCCCCGCCGGCGCCTCCTGTGTTTTGTGGTGATCACAGGGATCAGCGAGGGGGAAACGGTCCCACCTGTtgctgctgcagcctggaatGTGTCTGGGGGGACGCCAAGTGCTGCGGGGTGAGGGGTGCCAACGGGGTGTGAGACTGAGGGGTGCCGAGCCCtgctggtgggggtggggggagtggcGGGTGCCAAAGGGGTGTGTGACTGGACAGGCGCCAAGTGCTGCGGGGTGAGGGGTGCCAACGGGGTGTGTGACTGGACAGGCGCCGAGCACTGCTGGCGGGGGGGATCATAGTACAGAACTGGCAGTGCTCCCAATAGGGGCTCACTGGAGGGTGTACGATGCCGCCCCACCATACAGCCATAAGAAATATGCAGCTTTATTCAGTTCATTACATGGTGTCTcatcctccagtcacccccagagctgcagttACTGTTCTGCTATAACATTCTGTTTTACCtccagtcacctgcagagctgcagtcactgttctGCTGTTACATTGTGTCTCATactccagtcacccccagagctgcagtcactgttctGCTATAACATTCTGttttatcctccagtcacctgcagagctgcagtCATTGTTATGTTATTACATGTTATGTCATCCTTCAGTCATCTTGAGAGCTGCAGTCAGTGATCTGCTATTACATTGTGTCTCGTCCTCCAgccacctccagagctgcagtcactgttctGCTATTACATTGTGTCTTGTCCTCTAGTCATCTCCAGAGCTGCAGACATTGTTTTGCTATTACATGTTATGTCATCCTCCAGTCACCTTgagagctgcagtcactgttttaaaaattcctggagaacaggagaagtcccagaagattggaaaagggcaaatgttgtccctatcttcaaaacaggaagaaggtggatcccggaaactacaggcctgtgagcctgacttctataccgggaaagatctctgaacagattattaaacagcatgtatgcaagtacttggatgagaatggagtaattaaccagagccagcatgggtttgtaacaaacaagtcatgccagactaatctaatgtccttctatgacagaatcaccgactgggttgatcagggaaatgtggtggatataatatatcttgacctcagtaaa
Above is a window of Eleutherodactylus coqui strain aEleCoq1 chromosome 3, aEleCoq1.hap1, whole genome shotgun sequence DNA encoding:
- the LOC136622054 gene encoding vitamin D3 hydroxylase-associated protein-like isoform X1, with the translated sequence MLLRLLTLLLPEFLVDLTFVLLLLGLVGFFLVVRWISEQSTKMKIEQAQTQRDCALQLMEKRTLRYKSRHEDVDSSRILSLQLMELVEQMKKGSLSPETVLHVYMDKALEVTKEINCVIDFLAECETQVQELKKQEDKGLLYGLPISLKDNIGYKGHNSNCGLVHFLGVVEAEDSALVQVLKKQGAIPFVKTNIPQSLINFDCSNSIYGQTLNPHNHKKTPGGSSGGDGALIAGGGALLAVGTDVLGSIRVPSSFCGICGLRPSGDRLSNLGVCNPVSGMKSARSMPGPMARDVDSLALFMKAVLCDDFFQLDITVPPIPFNDEIYNSKRRLTIGFYDTDGYFLPHPSMRRAVQETKTLLEEAGHKLVAFTPPRIEYALNELAIRGFFADGGKTLADEFAPDIVDPNLKQQLFLYKVPNIIKKIASFFMRPLFPRIASHVEAHSGCSSVNDLWKHYTSIQEYRNEYVKQWRTLGMDALLCPMLSPAFNIGHPGKLFAGFSFTMLFNVLNFAVGVLPVTTVTPEDEEELKHYKGYYNDPWDKEFIKGIEGGVGLPVAVQCVALQWQEEQCLRLMKEVETVTRGRDHK
- the LOC136622054 gene encoding vitamin D3 hydroxylase-associated protein-like isoform X8, translating into MELVEQMKKGSLSPETVLHVYMDKALEVTKEINCVIDFLAECETQVQELKKQEDKGLLYGLPISLKDNIGYKGHNSNCGLVHFLGVVEAEDSALVQVLKKQGAIPFVKTNIPQSLINFDCSNSIYGQTLNPHNHKKTPGGSSGGDGALIAGGGALLAVGTDVLGSIRVPSSFCGICGLRPSGDRLSNLGVCNPVSGMKSARSMPGPMARDVDSLALFMKAVLCDDFFQLDITVPPIPFNDEIYNSKRRLTIGFYDTDGYFLPHPSMRRAVQETKTLLEEAGHKLVAFTPPRIEYALNELAIRGFFADGGKTLADEFAPDIVDPNLKQQLFLYKVPNIIKKIASFFMRPLFPRIASHVEAHSGCSSVNDLWKHYTSIQEYRNEYVKQWRTLGMDALLCPMLSPAFNIGHPGKLFAGFSFTMLFNVLNFAVGVLPVTTVTPEDEEELKHYKGYYNDPWDKEFIKGIEGGVGLPVAVQCVALQWQEEQCLRLMKEVETVTRGRDHK
- the LOC136622054 gene encoding vitamin D3 hydroxylase-associated protein-like isoform X2: MFWFLLEFAINHLLLATFCCFVASTVVLRCYSRLRSSIKIERAQKLREEALRLMERRIMDFKKQHEDVDSSRILSLQLMELVEQMKKGSLSPETVLHVYMDKALEVTKEINCVIDFLAECETQVQELKKQEDKGLLYGLPISLKDNIGYKGHNSNCGLVHFLGVVEAEDSALVQVLKKQGAIPFVKTNIPQSLINFDCSNSIYGQTLNPHNHKKTPGGSSGGDGALIAGGGALLAVGTDVLGSIRVPSSFCGICGLRPSGDRLSNLGVCNPVSGMKSARSMPGPMARDVDSLALFMKAVLCDDFFQLDITVPPIPFNDEIYNSKRRLTIGFYDTDGYFLPHPSMRRAVQETKTLLEEAGHKLVAFTPPRIEYALNELAIRGFFADGGKTLADEFAPDIVDPNLKQQLFLYKVPNIIKKIASFFMRPLFPRIASHVEAHSGCSSVNDLWKHYTSIQEYRNEYVKQWRTLGMDALLCPMLSPAFNIGHPGKLFAGFSFTMLFNVLNFAVGVLPVTTVTPEDEEELKHYKGYYNDPWDKEFIKGIEGGVGLPVAVQCVALQWQEEQCLRLMKEVETVTRGRDHK
- the LOC136622054 gene encoding vitamin D3 hydroxylase-associated protein-like isoform X7, which gives rise to MLVFKHEDVDSSRILSLQLMELVEQMKKGSLSPETVLHVYMDKALEVTKEINCVIDFLAECETQVQELKKQEDKGLLYGLPISLKDNIGYKGHNSNCGLVHFLGVVEAEDSALVQVLKKQGAIPFVKTNIPQSLINFDCSNSIYGQTLNPHNHKKTPGGSSGGDGALIAGGGALLAVGTDVLGSIRVPSSFCGICGLRPSGDRLSNLGVCNPVSGMKSARSMPGPMARDVDSLALFMKAVLCDDFFQLDITVPPIPFNDEIYNSKRRLTIGFYDTDGYFLPHPSMRRAVQETKTLLEEAGHKLVAFTPPRIEYALNELAIRGFFADGGKTLADEFAPDIVDPNLKQQLFLYKVPNIIKKIASFFMRPLFPRIASHVEAHSGCSSVNDLWKHYTSIQEYRNEYVKQWRTLGMDALLCPMLSPAFNIGHPGKLFAGFSFTMLFNVLNFAVGVLPVTTVTPEDEEELKHYKGYYNDPWDKEFIKGIEGGVGLPVAVQCVALQWQEEQCLRLMKEVETVTRGRDHK